A section of the Amycolatopsis sp. AA4 genome encodes:
- a CDS encoding class I adenylate-forming enzyme family protein, whose protein sequence is MVFPQELLDSLRRAPDDVAFEHGERRVRRGEVLDLVGRFAAGLRAAGVRAGDGVGIATGVTPEGWAAQIAVQTLGARAVGVRAGLPAAHLAAVLDGVAVVVTDSDSFQLPGVRVLRVGAELLGAYEEPVPCGRAGDIGWVVFTSGSTGLPKGVAYRFDALGEFGIEQRGETPEGEYRRFLLFGTLSSAVMVLHLQACLLAGGTAVIPEGAPDFPWILPRLDITAALVTVPRLYRMLDVLRREAVDLSSLRALTVAGSPVEPGLLAEGFERIGSALRQGYGQTETGKLTVLYREDVDWYPEAIASVGLPCDGVSVEVRDAVGHVVPAGVSGAVFVRAARVFAGYWGDPASSRSVLVDGWVRTQDIGRLDERGFLYLTGRARDVVIVNAVIHYTGPIERVLASHREVDQAYVVAVPDERTGEAAHAFVVAAPGCVPDPVRLREAVAAELGEGAVPASVTVVGEVPVAASGKPDKGALRGMVSRGS, encoded by the coding sequence ATGGTATTTCCCCAGGAACTGCTGGATTCGCTGCGGCGCGCGCCGGACGACGTCGCGTTCGAGCACGGGGAGCGGCGGGTTCGCCGGGGCGAGGTGCTGGACCTGGTGGGCCGGTTCGCCGCCGGGCTGCGGGCGGCCGGGGTGCGGGCCGGGGACGGGGTCGGGATCGCGACCGGGGTGACGCCGGAGGGGTGGGCCGCGCAGATCGCGGTGCAGACGCTGGGGGCGCGGGCGGTGGGGGTGCGGGCGGGGTTGCCCGCGGCGCATTTGGCGGCGGTGCTGGACGGGGTCGCGGTGGTGGTGACTGATTCCGATTCGTTTCAGCTGCCTGGGGTTCGGGTGCTGCGGGTCGGGGCGGAACTGCTTGGGGCGTATGAGGAGCCGGTGCCTTGCGGTCGTGCTGGGGATATCGGGTGGGTGGTGTTCACGAGCGGGAGCACGGGGCTTCCCAAGGGGGTGGCGTATCGGTTCGATGCGTTGGGGGAGTTCGGGATCGAGCAGCGCGGGGAGACGCCGGAGGGGGAGTATCGGCGGTTTTTGCTGTTCGGGACATTGAGCAGTGCGGTGATGGTGTTGCATTTGCAAGCCTGTTTGCTTGCTGGGGGGACGGCGGTGATTCCGGAGGGGGCACCGGACTTTCCTTGGATTTTGCCGCGGTTGGATATTACTGCGGCGTTGGTGACGGTTCCTCGGCTGTATCGGATGTTGGATGTTTTGCGGCGGGAAGCTGTGGATCTTTCTTCGTTGCGGGCGTTGACGGTGGCTGGGTCGCCGGTGGAGCCCGGGTTGCTGGCTGAGGGGTTCGAGCGGATCGGGTCGGCGTTGCGGCAGGGGTACGGGCAGACTGAGACCGGGAAATTGACTGTGTTGTACCGAGAGGACGTCGATTGGTATCCGGAGGCGATCGCTTCGGTGGGGTTGCCTTGCGACGGTGTTTCGGTGGAGGTCCGGGACGCTGTCGGGCACGTGGTTCCCGCGGGGGTTTCCGGGGCGGTTTTCGTTCGTGCGGCTCGGGTTTTCGCGGGGTACTGGGGGGATCCCGCGTCGAGTCGTTCGGTGCTGGTTGACGGATGGGTTCGCACGCAGGACATCGGGCGGTTGGACGAGCGCGGGTTTTTGTATCTGACCGGGCGCGCGCGGGATGTGGTGATCGTCAACGCGGTGATTCATTACACCGGGCCGATCGAGCGGGTGCTCGCTTCGCATCGCGAGGTGGATCAGGCGTACGTCGTGGCTGTGCCGGATGAGCGGACCGGAGAGGCGGCGCACGCGTTTGTTGTTGCCGCGCCTGGGTGCGTGCCTGATCCGGTGCGGTTGCGGGAGGCGGTCGCCGCGGAACTGGGCGAGGGGGCGGTTCCGGCTTCGGTGACCGTGGTGGGGGAGGTTCCTGTTGCGGCGTCTGGGAAGCCGGACAAGGGGGCATTGCGGGGGATGGTTTCGCGGGGCTCTTAA
- a CDS encoding trypsin-like serine protease: protein MRYAKAAAVVAGAAMAFGVGAAVPASADTHIIGGDTVKSAPWGAQVFWDDVTDYGGFECSGTIIASQWVLTAQHCLNKGGMHVKVGDVALGQGTEAAVDEQKASPNGDIALLHLKSAVDATYLKLADKDPETGATNQIYGWGRTKDQSPPSDTLKTADVQVTGESTDAFNGKAIASKGVTGSSWHGDSGGPQLADGVQVGVCSTGENSGSDEHGTQNYASVANSRDWIKQTAGV from the coding sequence ATGCGTTACGCGAAAGCGGCGGCGGTAGTCGCCGGGGCGGCGATGGCGTTCGGAGTCGGGGCGGCGGTCCCGGCCAGTGCCGACACGCACATCATCGGCGGCGACACCGTGAAGTCGGCCCCGTGGGGCGCTCAGGTGTTCTGGGACGACGTCACCGACTACGGCGGCTTCGAATGCTCCGGCACGATCATCGCCTCGCAGTGGGTGCTCACCGCGCAACACTGCCTGAACAAGGGCGGCATGCACGTCAAGGTCGGCGACGTCGCGCTGGGCCAGGGCACCGAGGCCGCGGTCGACGAGCAAAAGGCCTCTCCCAACGGCGACATCGCGCTGCTGCACCTGAAGTCCGCAGTCGACGCGACGTACCTGAAGCTCGCCGACAAGGACCCGGAAACCGGTGCCACCAACCAGATCTACGGCTGGGGCCGCACCAAGGACCAGAGCCCGCCCTCGGACACCCTGAAAACCGCGGACGTCCAGGTGACCGGCGAAAGCACGGACGCCTTCAACGGCAAGGCAATAGCCAGCAAGGGCGTCACCGGCTCCTCCTGGCACGGCGACTCCGGCGGCCCGCAACTGGCCGACGGCGTGCAGGTGGGCGTCTGCTCGACCGGCGAAAACTCCGGCAGCGACGAACACGGCACCCAAAACTACGCCAGCGTCGCCAACAGCCGCGACTGGATCAAGCAAACCGCAGGCGTCTAA
- a CDS encoding type VII secretion protein EccC: MSAPRDRLGLLGEQPGEIMLQSPPMLPKSGSGGVMQLMMFLPMMLGMGAMSFVYIGRDGGVMTWIFGALFVTAMGGMIVMSLGRGGMAKKAQINEERRDYQRYLAGLRTRVRAVADSQRATLIAQQPDPADLWAYVETDQHWDRRRGDRSFAMVRAATGPQPLATPLRAPQIAPLEELDPVSSTNLKHFIQTFSTVEGLPVSISLRSYAAATLSGRRFDVLGMTRAVLAQLVTFHSPTDLRVAFCVAPDRSHDWDWAKWLPHATAPVLADATGPRRLFADNAAELARLLGPDLGDRPAFSRRGASADLPHLVLVVDGGDSHGEPRLLAEEGRLGITVLEIGGDQPRATSTDRLLSLHVSPEQLGMVVLDGTEARLGFLGTPDRLDHGAAEALARMLTPLHQGGAVVSEQPMSSTFGLAGLLGIGDPRDTDPTVTWAPRPARDRLRIPLGVNPEGRPVELDLKESAEGGMGPHGLVIGATGSGKSELLRTLVTALAVTHSSEKLNLALIDFKGGATFAGMTNLPHTCAVITNLSDDLALVDRMADALNGELLRRQELLHSAGNYASVRDYEKARADGTPLQPLPSLLVIIDEFSELLSSRPEFIDLFVAIGRLGRSLGIHLLLASQRLEEGRLRGLDSHLSYRIGLRTFSAAESRAVLGVADAYQLPPVPGSAYLKSDNDTLIRLKAAYVSGELPPRSRIVRSDGQQLGVLPFTLGPVEVPVAEQPAAEAAEKGTGETIIGAMLSRLEGRGPAAHQIWLPPLAEPPTLDQLLPPIGEDPRRGLCPLGWGGNGKLTIPVALVDKPFEQRRDMLWADFSGAAGNAVIVGAPQSGKSTLMKDIAAMLALTHTPAEVQFFILDMGGGALAPIAGLPHVSGYATRRDPQRCRRVVAELVTLLEQREEFFAAHGIESMAAFRSRRGEFAESSDDREFGDVFLFVDNWTTIRSEYERLEEQITALAQRGLGFGIHVLVSLNQWIGARAQLRDAISTRFELRLGDPADSSIDRKIAQNVPADRPGRGLTADKLHFLAALPRIDSDQRPETVGAGGLDLVRRISASWTGPRAPQVRLLPPEVPLDSLPAAPRGRITLGLAESTLRPVHLDFRTDPHFLAFGDVESGKSSLLRALITGICATNTPDEALILVGDYRRGLLGVVDQPHLLGYAGAENTLTDLVNQCATAMRNRLPGPDVTPDQLRNRSWWRGPDLYVVIDDYELVATAGRNPLLPLLEFLPQARDIGLHLILARSSGGAGRGLYEAVIQRVRELGSPGLVMSGGKEEGALLGDVKPSPQPAGRGTLVSRRHGVELVQVAWTKPVED, from the coding sequence ATGAGTGCCCCCCGCGACCGCCTCGGCCTGCTCGGCGAGCAGCCTGGGGAGATCATGCTGCAGTCCCCGCCGATGCTGCCCAAGAGCGGCTCCGGCGGCGTGATGCAGCTCATGATGTTCCTGCCGATGATGCTCGGCATGGGCGCGATGTCGTTCGTCTACATCGGACGCGACGGCGGGGTGATGACCTGGATCTTCGGCGCGCTGTTCGTCACCGCGATGGGCGGCATGATCGTGATGTCGCTCGGCCGCGGCGGCATGGCGAAGAAGGCGCAGATCAACGAGGAGCGCCGTGACTACCAGCGATACCTCGCGGGCCTGCGCACGCGGGTGCGCGCGGTCGCGGATTCGCAGCGCGCCACGCTGATCGCGCAGCAGCCGGATCCGGCGGACCTGTGGGCGTACGTCGAAACCGACCAGCACTGGGACCGCCGCCGCGGCGACCGCTCGTTCGCGATGGTGCGCGCGGCCACCGGTCCGCAGCCGCTCGCGACGCCGTTGCGCGCGCCGCAGATCGCGCCGCTGGAAGAGCTGGACCCGGTTTCCTCCACCAACCTCAAGCACTTCATCCAGACTTTTTCGACGGTCGAGGGCCTGCCGGTTTCGATTTCGCTGCGTTCGTACGCGGCCGCGACGCTGTCCGGCCGCCGGTTCGACGTGCTCGGGATGACGCGTGCGGTGCTGGCGCAGCTGGTCACTTTCCACTCCCCGACCGATCTGCGCGTCGCGTTCTGCGTGGCCCCGGACCGTTCGCACGACTGGGATTGGGCGAAATGGCTGCCGCACGCCACCGCGCCGGTGCTCGCCGACGCGACCGGGCCGCGGCGGTTGTTCGCGGACAACGCCGCGGAACTGGCGCGGTTGCTCGGCCCTGATCTCGGCGACCGCCCGGCCTTCTCGCGGCGTGGTGCGTCGGCGGACCTGCCGCACCTCGTGCTCGTCGTCGACGGCGGCGACTCCCACGGCGAACCGCGCCTGCTGGCCGAAGAAGGCCGGTTGGGCATCACGGTGCTGGAGATCGGCGGCGACCAGCCGCGCGCGACGTCGACCGACCGGCTGCTGAGCCTGCACGTCTCCCCGGAACAACTCGGCATGGTGGTGCTCGACGGCACCGAGGCGCGGCTCGGCTTCCTCGGCACGCCGGACCGGCTCGACCACGGCGCGGCCGAAGCGCTCGCCCGGATGCTGACGCCGCTGCACCAAGGCGGTGCCGTGGTCAGCGAACAACCGATGTCCTCGACGTTCGGCCTCGCCGGACTGCTCGGCATCGGCGACCCGCGCGACACCGACCCGACCGTCACCTGGGCCCCGCGCCCGGCACGCGACCGGCTGCGGATTCCGCTGGGCGTCAACCCCGAAGGCCGTCCGGTCGAACTAGACCTGAAGGAATCCGCCGAGGGCGGCATGGGTCCGCACGGGCTGGTGATCGGCGCGACCGGGTCGGGCAAGAGCGAACTGCTGCGCACGCTGGTCACCGCGCTGGCCGTCACGCATTCGTCGGAGAAGCTGAACCTCGCGCTCATCGACTTCAAGGGCGGCGCGACGTTCGCGGGCATGACCAACCTGCCGCACACCTGCGCGGTGATCACGAACCTGTCCGACGACCTCGCGCTCGTCGACCGCATGGCGGACGCGTTGAACGGAGAATTGCTGCGGCGGCAGGAACTTCTGCACTCGGCCGGGAATTACGCGTCGGTGCGCGACTACGAGAAGGCGCGCGCGGACGGCACGCCGCTGCAGCCGTTGCCGTCATTGCTGGTGATCATCGATGAGTTCTCCGAGCTGCTGTCATCGCGGCCGGAGTTCATCGACCTGTTCGTCGCGATCGGCCGACTCGGCCGTTCGCTGGGGATCCACCTGCTCCTGGCGTCGCAGCGGCTCGAGGAAGGCCGCCTGCGCGGGCTCGACTCGCACCTGTCGTACCGGATCGGCCTGCGGACGTTCTCCGCCGCGGAAAGCCGTGCGGTGCTGGGTGTCGCCGACGCATACCAACTGCCGCCGGTACCCGGTTCGGCCTACCTGAAGTCCGACAACGACACCCTGATCCGGCTCAAGGCCGCGTATGTCTCCGGCGAACTCCCGCCGCGCAGCCGCATCGTGCGCTCGGACGGACAGCAACTCGGGGTGCTGCCGTTCACGCTGGGTCCGGTCGAAGTCCCCGTCGCCGAACAGCCCGCCGCCGAAGCCGCGGAGAAGGGCACCGGCGAGACCATCATCGGCGCGATGCTGTCCCGTTTGGAGGGACGCGGCCCGGCCGCGCACCAGATCTGGCTGCCGCCGCTGGCCGAACCGCCCACTTTGGACCAGCTGCTGCCGCCGATCGGCGAAGACCCCCGCCGCGGTTTGTGTCCGCTCGGCTGGGGCGGCAACGGCAAGCTGACCATCCCGGTCGCGTTGGTGGACAAGCCTTTCGAACAGCGCCGCGACATGCTGTGGGCGGATTTCTCCGGCGCGGCGGGCAACGCGGTGATCGTCGGCGCACCGCAAAGCGGCAAGTCGACATTGATGAAGGACATCGCGGCGATGCTCGCGCTCACCCACACCCCCGCCGAGGTGCAGTTCTTCATCCTGGACATGGGCGGCGGCGCGCTGGCCCCGATCGCCGGCCTCCCGCACGTCTCGGGCTACGCCACCCGCCGCGATCCGCAACGCTGCCGCCGGGTCGTCGCGGAACTCGTGACATTGCTGGAACAGCGGGAAGAATTCTTCGCCGCGCACGGGATCGAGTCGATGGCCGCCTTCCGCAGCCGCCGCGGCGAGTTCGCCGAAAGCAGCGACGACCGCGAGTTCGGCGACGTGTTCCTGTTCGTGGACAACTGGACCACCATCCGGTCCGAATACGAGCGGCTGGAAGAGCAAATCACCGCACTGGCCCAGCGCGGTCTCGGATTCGGCATCCATGTGCTGGTCTCGCTGAACCAGTGGATCGGCGCCCGCGCGCAGCTGCGCGACGCGATCAGCACCCGCTTCGAACTGCGCCTCGGCGACCCCGCGGACTCGTCGATCGACCGCAAGATCGCGCAAAACGTCCCCGCCGACCGCCCCGGCCGCGGCCTGACGGCGGACAAACTGCATTTCCTCGCTGCCCTCCCGCGCATCGACTCCGACCAACGCCCGGAAACCGTAGGCGCCGGCGGCCTGGACCTGGTCCGCCGGATCTCGGCGTCCTGGACCGGCCCCCGCGCCCCCCAGGTCCGCCTGCTGCCCCCAGAAGTCCCGCTGGACTCCCTCCCCGCCGCCCCGCGCGGCCGGATCACGTTGGGCCTGGCCGAATCCACCCTGCGCCCGGTCCACCTGGACTTCCGGACGGACCCGCACTTCCTGGCCTTCGGCGACGTCGAATCGGGCAAGAGCTCCCTGCTGCGTGCCCTCATCACCGGCATCTGCGCGACCAACACGCCCGACGAGGCCCTGATCCTGGTCGGCGACTACCGCCGGGGCCTGCTGGGCGTCGTGGACCAACCGCACCTGCTCGGCTATGCCGGCGCCGAGAACACGTTGACCGACCTGGTGAACCAATGCGCGACCGCGATGCGCAACCGCCTCCCCGGCCCGGACGTCACGCCGGACCAACTGCGCAACCGCTCGTGGTGGCGAGGCCCGGACCTGTACGTGGTGATCGACGACTACGAACTGGTCGCGACCGCCGGCCGGAACCCACTGCTGCCCCTGCTGGAATTCCTGCCGCAAGCCCGGGACATCGGCCTGCACCTGATCCTGGCCCGCTCCTCCGGCGGCGCCGGGCGGGGCCTGTACGAAGCGGTGATCCAGCGGGTGCGGGAATTGGGCTCGCCGGGGCTGGTCATGTCCGGCGGCAAGGAGGAGGGTGCACTGCTGGGCGATGTGAAGCCTTCGCCGCAGCCCGCCGGCCGGGGGACGCTGGTTTCGCGACGGCATGGGGTGGAGTTGGTGCAGGTGGCGTGGACCAAGCCGGTGGAGGACTGA
- a CDS encoding WXG100 family type VII secretion target, with product MLFPNSSAMDATASGGGPITVLPQIVTGQPEQIAKHVLDLLHKAAELTSLYTELSKAADQLGKVWSGGASESALQKISHSLDQLTKIINVIEKGAELLGVSGTLVKAAQEAYRSVVAAVNPTVASLMSNWWTYGAAVALSTATSATLRGFITAVGGLLKALGAGDLANQITQVATIIGDIEKLFHHGSSDANGAAGNAAVSGTPVSSPQLPAPVASASGQAAIGGSGGGVPGGSPSFTNYTPPALSNGGWPSGSGTGGWPSGGGAGIGANPGNSWIPVDPAPAPAPAPSVPGQSTGAHEVVIHTDLTTGQSTVEAPAGQDVDIDVDVTYQGKHFQQHVDIDAKGA from the coding sequence ATGCTCTTCCCGAACTCCAGCGCGATGGACGCCACCGCTTCCGGCGGGGGCCCGATCACCGTGCTGCCGCAGATCGTCACCGGCCAGCCGGAGCAGATCGCGAAGCACGTCCTCGACCTGCTGCACAAGGCCGCCGAGCTGACCTCGCTCTACACCGAGCTGAGCAAGGCCGCCGACCAGCTCGGCAAGGTCTGGTCCGGCGGGGCCTCGGAATCGGCGCTGCAGAAGATCTCCCATTCGCTCGACCAGCTCACCAAGATCATCAACGTGATCGAGAAGGGCGCCGAACTGCTCGGCGTCTCGGGCACGCTGGTGAAGGCGGCGCAGGAGGCGTACCGGTCGGTGGTCGCGGCGGTGAACCCGACCGTCGCGTCGCTGATGTCGAACTGGTGGACCTACGGGGCCGCGGTCGCGCTTTCCACCGCCACCAGCGCGACGCTGCGCGGATTCATCACCGCGGTCGGCGGCCTGCTGAAGGCGCTCGGCGCGGGCGATCTCGCGAACCAGATCACTCAGGTCGCGACGATCATCGGGGACATCGAAAAGCTGTTCCACCACGGTTCTTCCGACGCCAACGGCGCGGCGGGCAACGCGGCCGTCTCGGGTACTCCGGTCAGCTCGCCGCAGCTGCCCGCGCCGGTCGCGAGCGCGTCCGGGCAGGCGGCGATCGGCGGCAGCGGCGGGGGAGTGCCCGGGGGCAGCCCGTCGTTCACGAACTACACGCCGCCCGCGTTGTCGAACGGCGGCTGGCCTTCGGGCAGCGGCACTGGGGGCTGGCCGTCCGGCGGCGGCGCCGGGATCGGGGCCAACCCGGGCAACAGCTGGATTCCGGTGGACCCGGCTCCGGCTCCGGCCCCCGCGCCTTCGGTGCCCGGACAGTCGACCGGTGCGCACGAGGTCGTGATCCACACCGACCTGACCACCGGGCAGTCGACGGTCGAAGCTCCGGCCGGACAGGACGTGGACATCGATGTCGACGTCACCTACCAGGGCAAACACTTCCAGCAGCACGTCGACATCGACGCGAAGGGCGCGTAG
- a CDS encoding YbaB/EbfC family nucleoid-associated protein — MTEPYAVPDLDELLAQVRKQTEEVQRIQRSVEAMEVKAASRQNEVTVTLRGDGRFTSVDIDQRAIREFDARTLSEIVLEAVNAGLQKLAEASSAKFAPVIEAARSQQ, encoded by the coding sequence GTGACTGAACCGTATGCCGTGCCGGACCTGGACGAGCTGCTCGCGCAGGTCCGCAAGCAGACCGAAGAGGTGCAGCGGATCCAGCGCTCGGTCGAGGCGATGGAGGTCAAGGCCGCCTCGCGGCAGAACGAGGTGACCGTGACGCTGCGCGGCGACGGCCGGTTCACCTCGGTCGACATCGACCAGCGCGCGATCCGCGAATTCGACGCGCGCACGCTGTCGGAGATCGTCCTCGAAGCGGTGAACGCGGGCCTGCAGAAGCTGGCCGAGGCGAGCAGCGCGAAGTTCGCCCCGGTGATCGAGGCGGCCAGGTCCCAGCAGTGA
- a CDS encoding WXG100 family type VII secretion target: MAVDASGVVSSVLSNYRQVLVEYQRRVTGDPAALEAAANRCGTNASTITGKATEIADAATALHADWDGAAYTAYATAAADVAHALTEDGTKLADQGKRLSMAGQLLRWARSGVDSVVAQFDQYGAQLINQARSADPNAVGAFIAAARDLGEQAVAAAGQVAEELSDALAELFPAPWAGPMSKPGKLGKRVYGPLSWVNGDTLDGRNRPRSAPSWFGNSGWKKLTWNGLEGTRAPKKADTPFGQPKQKTAIGRATEITYYKTAHEQDGFIPEYDGKISSQGWDAKASGHAELGFREDIGTSGSYGVAHGSARGSAFAGGEVGASGQLGIHGLGVHANAFAGGKLEGQVAADVAGVGVGASGSVQYGIGAQLDGQFVYDNGHLKMNFKAGAALGLGAGVGAKIDIDLPKVGAAVTEYGGAAIDAVGDAAGQAADALGGAWDDAVQYVGSW; this comes from the coding sequence GTGGCCGTGGACGCGTCCGGAGTCGTCAGCTCGGTGCTGTCGAACTACCGGCAGGTGCTGGTCGAATACCAGCGCCGGGTCACGGGCGACCCGGCTGCGCTCGAGGCGGCGGCGAACCGCTGCGGCACCAACGCGTCCACGATTACCGGCAAAGCCACCGAAATCGCGGACGCTGCCACGGCATTGCACGCTGACTGGGACGGTGCCGCGTACACCGCATACGCGACAGCTGCGGCCGATGTCGCGCACGCGTTGACCGAAGACGGCACGAAGCTGGCCGATCAGGGCAAACGGTTGTCGATGGCCGGACAGCTGTTGCGGTGGGCGCGCTCCGGGGTCGATTCGGTTGTCGCGCAATTCGATCAGTACGGCGCGCAGCTGATCAACCAAGCCCGCTCGGCGGATCCGAACGCGGTGGGCGCTTTTATCGCCGCGGCAAGGGATTTGGGCGAACAGGCGGTCGCGGCGGCCGGCCAGGTCGCCGAGGAGCTTTCGGACGCGCTGGCGGAGTTGTTCCCCGCGCCGTGGGCCGGGCCGATGAGCAAGCCGGGCAAGCTGGGCAAACGCGTCTACGGCCCGTTGTCCTGGGTGAACGGCGACACGCTGGACGGACGCAACAGGCCGCGTTCGGCTCCGTCCTGGTTCGGCAATTCCGGCTGGAAGAAGCTGACCTGGAACGGACTCGAAGGCACCCGCGCGCCGAAGAAGGCGGACACGCCGTTCGGGCAGCCGAAGCAGAAGACCGCGATCGGCCGGGCCACCGAGATCACCTACTACAAGACGGCGCACGAGCAAGACGGGTTCATCCCGGAGTACGACGGGAAAATCTCCTCGCAGGGCTGGGACGCGAAGGCGTCCGGCCACGCGGAGCTGGGGTTCCGGGAGGACATCGGGACCAGCGGAAGCTACGGCGTCGCGCACGGCAGCGCTCGCGGTTCCGCTTTCGCGGGCGGCGAGGTCGGCGCTTCGGGACAGCTGGGGATCCACGGGCTGGGCGTGCACGCCAACGCTTTCGCCGGCGGCAAGCTGGAGGGCCAGGTCGCGGCGGACGTCGCGGGGGTCGGCGTCGGCGCGAGCGGGAGTGTCCAATATGGAATCGGCGCGCAGCTCGACGGCCAGTTCGTGTACGACAACGGCCATTTGAAGATGAACTTCAAGGCCGGTGCCGCGTTGGGCCTCGGCGCGGGCGTCGGCGCGAAGATCGACATCGACCTGCCGAAGGTCGGAGCGGCGGTCACCGAATACGGCGGCGCGGCGATCGACGCGGTCGGCGACGCCGCGGGCCAGGCGGCGGACGCGCTGGGCGGGGCTTGGGACGACGCCGTGCAGTACGTGGGTTCGTGGTGA
- a CDS encoding WXG100 family type VII secretion target, translated as MGTTGEYRAEPEAMRSTVGNVGGIIAHGINAVADLEKLVLQPTTFASFGSVVAAANEALHSQQVTAVRSLLQLLQEINGLVKHSADAYQSADEAVSEGYGGGGGNSAPSLTSIWGTPHAAHLAAAAITDSAGAPGEPASVGNVLRYLGDADLGRLAEHPLTDARFHGVADFNDWLAGDADNQARVGLIEVYSGTARTFGDVPGGVHSGDVVVVEPLLLPDHQPVIGVAGDGGALYNHGLLDPGLGGLAKVSVYRPASV; from the coding sequence ATGGGCACGACCGGCGAGTACCGGGCCGAGCCGGAGGCCATGCGCTCCACCGTCGGCAACGTGGGCGGCATCATCGCCCACGGCATCAACGCCGTCGCGGACCTGGAAAAACTCGTGCTGCAGCCGACGACGTTCGCCAGTTTCGGCAGCGTCGTCGCGGCGGCGAACGAGGCGCTGCACTCTCAGCAGGTGACTGCGGTGCGCTCGCTGCTGCAGCTGCTGCAGGAGATCAACGGCCTGGTCAAGCACAGCGCGGACGCCTACCAAAGCGCCGACGAAGCAGTCTCCGAGGGCTACGGCGGGGGCGGGGGAAACTCGGCGCCGTCGCTGACCTCGATCTGGGGGACCCCGCACGCGGCGCACCTGGCCGCGGCGGCGATCACCGACAGCGCGGGCGCACCCGGCGAACCTGCTTCGGTCGGCAACGTGCTGCGCTACCTCGGCGACGCGGACCTCGGCAGGCTCGCCGAGCATCCGCTGACCGACGCGAGATTCCACGGCGTCGCGGACTTCAACGACTGGCTCGCCGGCGACGCCGACAACCAGGCGCGCGTCGGCCTGATCGAGGTCTATTCGGGCACCGCGCGCACTTTCGGCGACGTGCCCGGCGGCGTGCACAGCGGCGACGTCGTCGTGGTGGAGCCGCTTCTGCTGCCCGACCACCAACCGGTGATCGGCGTCGCCGGGGACGGCGGCGCCCTCTACAACCATGGCCTGCTCGATCCGGGCCTCGGCGGACTGGCCAAGGTCAGCGTGTACCGGCCCGCCTCCGTCTGA